In Rickettsia endosymbiont of Lasioglossum villosulum, the DNA window AATAGCTTCTTTTAAAGTAACAAGAAATAACTCCTTATTATGGTCTAGAGAATATTGCTCTAAAGCCTCATTAATATAAGCTACCAATGTTTCTTCATTTTGTAATTTTTCTTTTAAATAATCTGTAAATTTTTCCATCTAAACCCTTTATTTATAAATCTCTTCCATTATTTCTAAGGCTTTTTTAATATCTTTACTTTGTGTATCTTTATCACCTGCATTTAACAAAAGTATAATTTCGTTATTTTTTTCAGTAAAATATATTCTATAACCCCTGCCAAAGAAAAATCTTAGCTCATATAATTTTCCTTGTATATTTTTATAATCACCATAAATTCCATATTCTAAACGAACTAATCTATTAATAACTCTACTGTATGTTTTGATATCTAACTTTTCTAACTAATTTTTAATATAAGATTTACCGTTTTTTGTGATAAAAAATTGTACTTGTTTAGTTTTTTGCATGATAAGAAAAAATAGGTGATTATATTGTCGCATAAATACGACTTAAAGTCTAGAGAAAATTATTTCTAGAATAGCTTTATATCATAAATTTTTATATTATTCTACTTTTAATTGAAAAGATACTTATTTCTATATATTAATATATTATTGATGGGATTAGAACTATTAAGGCAAAACATAGACCTATTTAGATATTTTTATAATGGCATGAAAGCCTATATATTAATAATGATTTTTATAGCAAGTTAAAAGATATATTACAAAATAGTAAACATTAATTGTAGAATATATTTACTATTTCTACTACTCTTGACAAAACATATTCCTTTCATTTATAAGTTAATATATTAAAAAAAAATAAGATTATGTTTAAAAAATATTTCCTGGGTTTATTTATTCTTCTAATTTTATCAGCTGCAATGTATGGCACTGAAGGAAATTTAAAATTAAAAGAGCTGTTAGACGTGATGCCGCAAATAGCAAATTCTACCTCCTCTTCTTCTGCTCATCCTGAAATTTGCAGCTCGAAAGTAACTATTAACAGTGTTAATTATGAAGTTAGGTATTTTAGTTTTGAAGATACTAGCAAAAAATTACCTCCAAATATGACTTTCAAAGAATATGCTGAAAAGAATAATTTATTAGACATAAAAAGCAGTCATTCAAACCCCCTACCCCCAATAGATTTTGAGTCTTTTGATTTCCGTAGCGTAAATCTCGGTGACGGGGTATATTTTAGTATGGCTTTAAGGAAAATTGAATAATATGAAAAATATAATGCAATTTGTAATACATTGTGTTACAATAAAGCTAATATTATAAAATAGTAGTAACATGGCAAAAAGTATTACAACCAGTATACGTTTAGAATTAAGTTTAAATAAAAAACTAGAAAAAGCAGCTTATGATTTACATCGTGGTAAAAACTGGTTAATTACTGAAGCAATACTTATGTATCTTAAACAATTAGAAAATTCAAGCCTAGCTGAAGAAGCTAAACAGCAATCTTTGTTAGTTAGTAAAATGGAAAAGTCTGATAATGATTTATGGGAAACAAATAGCGATCAAACAAATTGGACTTTTTAATGGAAAAGGGAGATATTATAATTTGTGTATTAAGTGGTGATTATGGTAAGCCAAGACTTGCAGTTATTGTTCAATCTGATTTATTTAATGAAACTCATGCAAGTATAACAATCTGCCCTATAACAACATATTTGTTAGAAGCTCCATTATTTCGCCTTTCATTAATACCTTCAAAGCTAACAGGTCTTATTTCAGAATCTCAAATTATGATTGATAAAATCGTTACTATTAAGTCTGAAAAAATTGACAGAAAAATTGGAAAATTATCATCTAATGAGATGATTAAATTGGATAATGCTCTTAAGTTATGGTTAAACTTAAGTTAAGGAAAATATAAGAAATATTAAAGGTATATTTTCCTCACTATAAAATTGAACCATAATTTATCTTTACTTGCGGAGATTCTACCGTCTTCGCTTGTCCACATTTTAATTATATCAAAAAGTCCATCAAAATAAGGCTTTACTATATCTTCATTCATATTATAAAAATCTCGGTCATCAGCTTGCACTAAATCATCCCCATGAGTATAACAAGCATAAAAAATTCCATCTGGTTTTAATGCACGGTGAATTTTTTTATAAATATCTTTTGTTTCACTATAAGGAACATGGAGTAACGAGGCTTGAGCCAAAACTCCATCAAATATATTTTCAAAATCCATATCCTGAAAACTTAAATGCAGAATATCAATTCCAGTTGCTTTTGAAGCTAATTTTACCATTTCGCTTGAGCCATCAAAAGCAGTTACTTGATAATTTTGACTTAGAAAATATTTTGTATCACGCCCTGCTCCGCACCCTGCATCTAGAATATGAGCTTTCTCAGGTAAATAACTAATAAACTCTTTATAGCTATCAGATAAATCTAGATTAATCGTTTTATCATAAAACGACTGTGCATTATTATCATAATATTGTATATTTTTTGTTATCATAATTTCATATATTGAATACAACTAATAGTATAGTTATACTTATCAAACAACAAAATACAAGTAGGAATATGAATATATAAACATTATAGCGAACGCTAAACAATTTTTAACGAATCAGTCGCTGTAGATAGATATCAAGTGCCACGTTTTAGCTTTTTAAGTTAGAAAACTTAGTTAACACTATTTTTTTGATTATCATCATCGATGATTAATTAAAAATATTACTTCAATGCTTGCCCTACAACTTGCTAAAGTCTTAATTAAACAATTTGAATCTCTACAACTAACTCCTTATTATTGCCCAGCAGGACTTAAAACAATTGGTTATGGTCATGTAATAAAACCTCATGAAATGTCATATTTAGATAATAAAATAACCCTAGAAGATGCTGAAAAATTACTTAATGCAGATATAGCAGAAGTAAATTGTGTTTTATATAAATACTGCCACAGTTCTTTAAACATTAATCAACAAGTAGCATTAATTTCTTTCATCTTCAATTGTGGTAGCACAGCATTTAAAAATTCTACATTGCTTAAAAAACTCAACCAAAATAAGTATCTAGAAGCTGCCGATGAATTCCTTAAATGGATTCATGTTAAAGGTAAAAAATTGAAAGGTCTTGTTAAACGTAGACAAATTGAGAGAGCTATATTCTTAGGTAAAAATACAACCAAAAATTAAAATTATTGACTTATTTTAATTCTTGCTATAGCTTTTTCATGATCGTTTAAACTAAATTACTAAAGGATTAGCATATGAACAATACAGAAGAAGAGCAAATTTTAACGTCTGAGTATCAGTTTGATGAAGAAGAAGAAAAACGATTAAAGTCTGAAAATTCAAAAAAAGAGCTTAAACTAATATTATTAACTTTTGCAATAATTTTAACCAGTTTTTTAACTTTCTGTTATTTC includes these proteins:
- a CDS encoding type II toxin-antitoxin system RelE/ParE family toxin — translated: MKTYSRVINRLVRLEYGIYGDYKNIQGKLYELRFFFGRGYRIYFTEKNNEIILLLNAGDKDTQSKDIKKALEIMEEIYK
- a CDS encoding ribbon-helix-helix protein, CopG family, with protein sequence MAKSITTSIRLELSLNKKLEKAAYDLHRGKNWLITEAILMYLKQLENSSLAEEAKQQSLLVSKMEKSDNDLWETNSDQTNWTF
- a CDS encoding type II toxin-antitoxin system PemK/MazF family toxin, whose protein sequence is MEKGDIIICVLSGDYGKPRLAVIVQSDLFNETHASITICPITTYLLEAPLFRLSLIPSKLTGLISESQIMIDKIVTIKSEKIDRKIGKLSSNEMIKLDNALKLWLNLS
- a CDS encoding class I SAM-dependent methyltransferase, whose protein sequence is MITKNIQYYDNNAQSFYDKTINLDLSDSYKEFISYLPEKAHILDAGCGAGRDTKYFLSQNYQVTAFDGSSEMVKLASKATGIDILHLSFQDMDFENIFDGVLAQASLLHVPYSETKDIYKKIHRALKPDGIFYACYTHGDDLVQADDRDFYNMNEDIVKPYFDGLFDIIKMWTSEDGRISASKDKLWFNFIVRKIYL
- a CDS encoding lysozyme, which codes for MLALQLAKVLIKQFESLQLTPYYCPAGLKTIGYGHVIKPHEMSYLDNKITLEDAEKLLNADIAEVNCVLYKYCHSSLNINQQVALISFIFNCGSTAFKNSTLLKKLNQNKYLEAADEFLKWIHVKGKKLKGLVKRRQIERAIFLGKNTTKN